The window TAGCCATATCTCGTGCTCATTTCATCGTTGACGAATACGGGAGGTGGCAATACTTCCGTTCCCCGGTAAAGGTTTTCTGGTTCGTTGAACCCTTCAAAAGCTGCCTTTACGGGACGTCCGACCCAGACTTGCGGTATTTTTAATCCTAAAGCAAATATTACATCTGCAGCTACATCATATCTGTAAATCTGCTGTTGAATATGGTAATTTTTCTTGATCCCTTTACCGGAATAAATTATTGGTGTGGTAAATTCTTCATAACTGTAACCTCCGTGCGCATAGAAAATGCCTCCATGGTCTGAAACCACCATGATCATTGTCTTGTCATTGATCCCGGCTTGTTTGACAGCGTCGACAATTAACTGCACATCCTTGTCCGTCTCACTTATAAATTCTATATATTCAGGAGACATATGCCCCTTTGAGTGCCCAAAACCATCAATTTTATCCAGTTGGATGAACAGGAGGTTCGGTCTCTTTTCAAGGATGTATTCTGCAGACTTCTCTGCAGTCTCCCTTTGGTTGGAATATGATTCAAATTTATTGATGACTTCGGTTTCCAACATTCTTTTGAATCCTCCCCATTCGTAGATTGCCCCTGTCTCCGCATCAGGCATTTGTTCACGAATAACGCTGAATATGTTGGGAAAAACATGGTTTTGTGACATGGATACTGGTGGACAGTTGTCAAAGTCTCTCTCCCAGTCATTTGTTGTTACCCCGGTTATTTCAGGTCCCGCACCGTTCACCATTGCAGCCCAGTTTGGCAGACTCACCGTGGGAATGACCGAGCGAACCTTAAAACTGTAAGCACCATTTTGCATCAGACTATCCATGCAAGGTGTGTGGGCTTCTAACATCCCTTGCACGCTCAAGCCATCCAGTCCGATGACGATCACGTGTTCTATCCCTATGGGGTGCTTTTGCTGGCAACTTATTGCCGACAGCACTATTGCTCCGGAGATGAGGAAATAAAAGAAATTTCTTAAACTGTTTTTTTTCATGACAATAAAAATGTTACGGACTTTCTAATGATAATATAAAAGTAAAAAATTTAAGTTTCGCAAGTTTCTTTGGTTGGCACTAACACTCGATTCCCGCTGCTTTTGCGACCCATCTGCCGCTTGCTTACTGAAAGAAAAGAACTCGCTTACGCTCAAACAGCTTTTCTTTTTTAACGTAAGGCTGCGCGGGATGTGTCCCCGCAAAACAGCTAAATATCTCGTTGTTGGTGCACAAGGCCTGATAACTGATGCTTGCGAAAGTTGAATAAAAAATTATTCCAAGGAACGTTTATATTCAATCAGTTGAATCATGATATGGATTACTTTTATGTGTATTTCCTGTATTCTGTCTGAATATCTCTTCCTGGGGGCACAGATAGCAACATCCGATTGGGTCCGCAATGAGTTTGCCGAATCAGAGGTCAATCCAATAATGTACATCTCTCTTTTCCTTGCCGACTCACACGCTTTTAATACATTCTCGGAGTTTCCGCTGGTACTAATTGCCAGGAGTATGTCGCCTTTTTGACCGATTGCATCAATATGTCGACTAAATATTTCAGAAAATGAGTAATCGTTTCCAACACAAGTTATATGAGCTGCATCATTGATGGAAATTGCGGGCAACGGAACCCTTTCATCTCTGAACTTACCTGTCAATTCTTCGGCAAAGTGGGTGGCATCACAAAGTGAACCTCCGTTTCCGCAACAGATTACCTTGTTGCCTTTCTGCAAGGCATTAGATATCATGGCGGCTCCATTTATAATTGCCTGCAGATTCTCTTCGTTTGTCATAAACTCCTGAAGAGCCTCATGGGCCTCTTGCAGACTTTCCAACAAGATCTTTTTCATCGTATTATTTTATTTGCCAGATTACTTGCAATTGAAACCGCAGCATAATCCCCTATGTTTTCTCCCAGTTTAGCCGGTTTGATTTGACAAACCTCAAGCGAATTATTCAGGGTCTCTTCTATTAGAACTTTCTCAACAACGGGATAGAATAGTTCCATGTTCCGGGCGTAGATGCTACCGATTACAATACATTCAGGATTAAGAATGTCAATCAAGATAGAAAGTCCCTTTCCTAGATAGGTCGCCGAGGTTATGATGATTTTTCTGGCCAAGTCGTCATTTTTACATGCCTGTTCGGCAACTGTTTGTGCTGTAATGAGGTCTATTTGATCAAATGGACACCACGGCACATTCTTGCCCTGCTGATACTGTTCTGTCAATACGGCTCTTGCCATCTGGGCAATTCCCCCTCCACTGACAAAACCTTCGAATGAGCCCTGCTTGCCATAACCTACAGGACCGAACTTTGACAATCTTATATGGCCCACCTCTCCTGCATTGTCGTTTGTTCCAGAGTAGAGTTCCCCGTTTAGAATAAGTCCGGCACCAAGTCCGGTCCCGAAAGTTAAGAATATCATGTTTCTTGTTCCCACTCCTGCTCCAAATTTCCATTCCGCCACAGCACAAGCATTGGCATCGTTTTGTATGGCACAGGGTAGAGAGTATCTACCTCCAACCATATCTACAATCGGAATATTGTTCCAGTCCGGGAGGTTGGGAGGCGACATTACTACTCCCCGTTTGCTGTCAAGGGGGCCTCCACAACTAATGCCTATGGCTGTAATCTCGTCTGTTTTGAGCCCGTTCCGCTCTATGACCGCGTCTAGGTTGGTGAAGATATTTTTGATTGTCTCCTCCACTTTTGTGGTCTTAAACTGCAATTTATCTACAATATCAATAGCATTTTCATCCTTTTCACAAGCATATATCACCGCTGTTTTTGTTCCACCGATATCAATTCCTAAAAACTTCTTCATTATCGTATTGTTATTTTGATTATAGCTACATTATCATAAGTGCTTAAACGTTTAAGTTGCAGTAGCACTAAAAAGCTTAAGAAGGATACTCATTTTTCTTATCTTTCCTGCCTGAGTTCTATCAAGTATATGAATTTTCTGCCCCCGATGTTACTTATAAAGGAGGGTACAAGGCAAAACCAAGTTGTAAGGTCTTGCCGCATCTGTTTTTTTTCTTCGATTCGATACTTTCCAACAAAATATTTACCGATTTCTCTCCGATCTCCTTTACCGGCATTTCAGCCACGTTGATATATGGTGCTAAGATTTCAAAGGTTGATACACTGTGTATACATGCCAGGCCGAATTTCTCGTTGAAATTTATCCCCTTCTTGTTAAAGTAAAGAAAAGCCTCCAGTGCCAGGATGTGTGTTGTAAAGAAAAAACCGTCCACATCGGCTTCCTTTTCAAATATGGCATCAAGAACATTAATTATGTTCAGCTCATACTTATCGTAAGTAACGCACCCGATAAGATCGGGATTAATATCAATCCCGGCTTCCTCTAAATCCTGCTTATATCCATCCACCCTGGAACACATGGTTATAAGGTGAGGATTGGTGGTAATAACTGCAATTTTTTTGCACCCTTTCCTGATCAAATGCCTAACAAGCTTGTAGCTACTTTCCTTATTGTCGATGACTATCGAGCTCATTTCCAAATCAGGGAAGAAACGGTCGAAAGATACAATCGGAAACTTTTCCTTAATTAATCTCTTTATTTCATTTTTGGACTTCTTGGTAGGTGCTATGATAATTCCGTCTACCCCTTTTGATCTGAATGTGCGGAGTAAATTCTCTTCTTTTTCAGGATTGGATTCGGAGCTTGCAATCATCAATGAATAACCATTTTTGCTGGCAGTTTGCTCAATCTCCATTGCGATTGATGAATAGAAAAAGTCTGAGATCGAGGGGATGATCAGTCCCAATGTTTTTGTCTTCCCGAGATTAAGGCTTCGAGCAATAAGATTGGGCTGATAGTTCATTTCGGCTGCACAGTTTCGGACCAGATCCTGAGTAGCCTTACTGATTCCTCTTCTATCACCGTTACCTGTAAGGACCCATGAAACAGTAGTTTGAGACAACTGCAATTTTTCAGCTATATCTTTCAATGAGGTTCTTTTCATGCTCGCAGCAAGTTTTGTTGTTCGCCTTTACCGATAAAGTTTGATAAAACAAATATATAAAAACATTTTCCGATAGAAGAACATTTGGTCTGTTTTAACGAGTAAAAGCGATTTAATATTAATCTCATATATTGACTAATTAACCATCCCCTTGTTGGCCGGATGCGAATCGGGAAACGCTTCCCGAAGGCTACCTCTCTGAATGAACAACGCTCCGGTTATCTTGCTCCGGCTTTGTCTCAAAGGGTATCCTGATCCAGGAAAATTGCCGGCCTGGGGCTCTTGCCGCGTAACATAATGTAAAAGGATTATAAATAAAGATCTTCATATATATTTTAGGTTAAATGATATAATTTCAGACGCTACCTAATCCTCCTTATACTTGATTTTGATCAGCCCATCAGTAATAGTTGGGGTGAAGTCACGGTTATTGACTTTCACTGGAGTTGTATTGGATGACCGTATGCCAAAGTTGATTCGTGGTTGTCCAGATACCTGAAGGTCAAGTACATTGTCGAGTTGCCGACTGATTACGTTCAACTTTGACAGTGAAGACAAATAGAAGGTGTTGTCACGGTGGAGCATACTGCCATGGCAAATAAAGATCTCCTTGCTCTGGGTCGGATCACTTCCCGGGGTATAGCTTATGGCCAGCAGATAGGCATCTGTAGTCCATCCATCGGGATGAATTATCGAAGGTTGGTCCATGCGTCTACCGTCGGCCAATTGATTGAGATATATGTCGGTTATCTTATTTTGGGAGGTAACGCGTACCCCCATCCAATTCTCTCCTTGCCGGCGTTCAATTACAGGTAGTTCTCCCTGACCTGCACTCTCTTTAAGTATGATTGCAGACATGCTCATCACTTTGTTAACCTTGGAAGGGAGATGGAACGAGTAATACTCCTCGGTACCTTCCAGATGATCCTTAGGTGCAACAATTTTTTCCCAATAGAGGGATTCCCTTTCTGAATCGACAGGCGATAACGTCCGCGGATATAGCGGGCGGACAACAACAGACGAATTGCCATTGGTTATGGTCATCTCCATCTCTTTCATCTTAACGTTTCCACCTGGGTGCCAGAGCCATTCGAAATGGCCAGCCTGATGACTTTTTATGTCGTCAATAATATATATTATGTTGTCAATCCAAAGGAAATGTCTGTAATTGCGACTAAAAAGATCTGAAGTGGGACCAGTACCGTTGGCCAGAATATATTTGATGTTGTCTCCGTCCAGCATCGTACACAGATAGCCTGGCAACGTCGATGCAAAGTCCTGTTGTTCGTGCGGTTGTCCCTGTCCGTTGAACTTAACCACGTTGTGAGCATCACTTTGAAAGAAATAATCGCGGTATTCTGGTTTGCCGTAGTTACAGGTGCCGGCATCTTTCAGTATATCAACACCATTATGAAAAATTATAAAAGAGTTGGCGTCGGCATGGGCATGGTTCCATGAAAAACCAGATTTCACAGCAAGGAGGGTTGCATCCTTCTCCCATGAATTTCTCATGGTGGCCCACCCAAAATCAGCCCATAGTTGAGATTTAGGAAGATTCGGGATGGGGGAGGTATACTCGCTGGCATCAATGGCGTAGAGAAAGCCGATTGGGGTGTTGAGACCGTACGCTGCAGCATGTTGTCTGGGAGACATCTGGTTGAGATACCACAAAATTTCAGCTGATTCATATCCCATGGCGTAGGCCAGTAGCAATGTCCTTTTCCCGGTATCATATATGCCATGGTCACCGAAGTTAACGCTTCTCAAATCATTGTTGCCAGGGTAGGCAACATGACAGAAAAAGTTGGCAAGTTTATTGATCTGCGGTATTTCTTCCAACTCCGAATCAGGATGAACGTTCATCCAGGCCAAACGAAAGAGCAATGCATTGGATATTCCAAACTCTGCATATGTTACACTTTCGTAGAGGCCACCTGCTTTTCGGTCGAAGTTACTGGGTCTGATTTGCAGCTCACTCCCTGCAAATTCAAACCATTCAGGTAACGCTTCCAAAACGGCTTCTGCTCCCTTGCGGGCCTCTTCAGATTCGTTGCTCATCGCCAATGCCAACAATCCTCCATTGCAAGCACAGACTGCCCACCAGTTATGTCCCATCGAGTTCAAGGAATGGATTCGGGTTGTTCCTGTTACCCAGTCACCCAACAAGGGTTCAATTATTAACCTGTAGATGCCGTCTGTTATTTCTTGACGCTCTTTTGGGGTGAGATAATTGTAGATTGCATCATAACCCATGGCAATCTGGTATGCAGCATGAGCCATATTCAATTCGCTTCGCCAGGAAGGGATCCTTGTAAATTGTTCATGATCGGTCCATGGCTCTCCGTTGGCAATTGAAAAGAGAAGTTTCTTGATCTTCCTGGCGTAACGGGAGTCGTTCGTCATAGTATAGACAAAAGCAAGCCTCTCCATGCTGTGTAAATTGTCGCTACCGAGCTCGGTTTCGGCACCCTTTTTGATTTGCTCCCATGCCTGGGCAAAGGGAGGCTCAGACTCAATCCGTTGCTTTGCCGACATGATCCGGTCGGCCGTGAAAAGCAGTGACGGATGGTTGATCTGTTGCGCGGTTGCAGTGATGTTTAGACCCATCAGAATGGCTATTGCCAGATGTTTTACGTGATAGATAGGGTTCCTCATATCGATATATTGTTAATTTTTCAGTAATGATATTTTGATCGGTTTACGCCTGAATGCTTAAGGATATGGGCGGTACTTTGGATCGTTTGATGTAAATGTGTGCGGGACAGTTATCCTGTAGAGATATCTTCCAGTTTCCAGTCGCACCCAGGTGTCGAATACCTCCTCGGATTCTGTTAATTCGATCACACGTGCTCCTCGACATAGGGCGTGATAGGTGTTCAGCCCTCCTGAAAAGTGACCATAGGCAAGAGCAATTCCCTGATGATGGACCACATAGGAGTTGTCGTGGTCATGCCCGACAAAGACCCCCTTTACGTCTCCACATTCGAGGAAGGCGGAGAAAAGTCCTGAGTTGTAGGCACCTACACCCTCACCGTTATCTAATCGCCAACCCATAATCTTTGCGCCCGGAGCAGTTGCCGCAAACCTGTATTCATGCAGTGGAATATGAAAAAAAGCGAGAGCCGGGTATGGTTTCCCCATGTTTTCCTTTGTTAGCGCTTTACTTTGGTTGAGATACCATTCTATCTGGTTGCTCCTGATCCAATCATCCTTGACAGCAATATCAGGCAAATTGTGATAGTCGTTCGAATCGAAAAGATAGATAATATTTGCCTTTTCATCTGGATTGACTGATTTGTAGATCGGGATTACCTGGTTTGAATATCCGTATACCTCTTCTATTGATTCTTTTTTGGGTGTATTGAGACAACCCTTTAATCCGGTTACAATTTCATAAATCTTATCTCGGGGCACTCTACCATCCGAATCGTGATTTCCCAATGCGACAGCAAAGGGAATGCCTCGGGAAGTGGGAATATTGGCAACCTTCTCCCATATTGCCTTTGGATTTTGATCGGTTGTGACAACATCACCGGTATAGATTACCAAGTCGGGCATTTCGATGTCCAGTATCCGGTTCATGATATCGTAAGCATGATCGGTTTCCCCTTTTTTCTCGATAGCGTGTATATCTGTAAACTGGACAATTTTAAACTTTCCCTCTCTGTTGAAGGATAATTTTCTACCAGTTGCATTGAACTCATTTTGTTCTCCAACCATAATACATGGGGATAAGATTTTGGAAGGTGCAGCAGAGGGTGCAAGCCCAAGAGTGCCTGCCATAATTGCTGTTTTTTTTCAGTACTGACCGACTAAAAAATAAGGCGCAAAAAAGATAGGGACTTAACCGAAGTCTCGTCCCTAAGTTGTAAATTTGGATTGTCTAAAAACTAAATTTCCAACCATGGGCAAAGATAAGTCAAAAAATTTAGTCGGTCAGCCACTGTTCAAACAAATTGTGAAAATGTTGCCAAAAGATGAATTTGATCTCTTGGTGTCGAAGTGCGGGAGCGACCGTTACTATAAAACATTTTTTTCTTGGGAACAGCTTATAGTGATGCTCTTCGGCATCTTTTCACGTTGCGATTCCATGGGGGAAGTCTGTGACGGGATGCGGGCATTGGGTGGGAAGCTGAATTACCTTGGTATGGACGTGGCTCCTGCAAAGAGCACGGCGGGCGACGCTTTGCGTGATCGTGATGAAGAACTTTTCAGGCTATATTATTTTGCCCTGATAT of the Petrimonas mucosa genome contains:
- a CDS encoding ROK family protein — encoded protein: MMKKFLGIDIGGTKTAVIYACEKDENAIDIVDKLQFKTTKVEETIKNIFTNLDAVIERNGLKTDEITAIGISCGGPLDSKRGVVMSPPNLPDWNNIPIVDMVGGRYSLPCAIQNDANACAVAEWKFGAGVGTRNMIFLTFGTGLGAGLILNGELYSGTNDNAGEVGHIRLSKFGPVGYGKQGSFEGFVSGGGIAQMARAVLTEQYQQGKNVPWCPFDQIDLITAQTVAEQACKNDDLARKIIITSATYLGKGLSILIDILNPECIVIGSIYARNMELFYPVVEKVLIEETLNNSLEVCQIKPAKLGENIGDYAAVSIASNLANKIIR
- a CDS encoding SIS domain-containing protein, giving the protein MKKILLESLQEAHEALQEFMTNEENLQAIINGAAMISNALQKGNKVICCGNGGSLCDATHFAEELTGKFRDERVPLPAISINDAAHITCVGNDYSFSEIFSRHIDAIGQKGDILLAISTSGNSENVLKACESARKREMYIIGLTSDSANSLRTQSDVAICAPRKRYSDRIQEIHIKVIHIMIQLIEYKRSLE
- a CDS encoding heparinase II/III domain-containing protein, producing the protein MRNPIYHVKHLAIAILMGLNITATAQQINHPSLLFTADRIMSAKQRIESEPPFAQAWEQIKKGAETELGSDNLHSMERLAFVYTMTNDSRYARKIKKLLFSIANGEPWTDHEQFTRIPSWRSELNMAHAAYQIAMGYDAIYNYLTPKERQEITDGIYRLIIEPLLGDWVTGTTRIHSLNSMGHNWWAVCACNGGLLALAMSNESEEARKGAEAVLEALPEWFEFAGSELQIRPSNFDRKAGGLYESVTYAEFGISNALLFRLAWMNVHPDSELEEIPQINKLANFFCHVAYPGNNDLRSVNFGDHGIYDTGKRTLLLAYAMGYESAEILWYLNQMSPRQHAAAYGLNTPIGFLYAIDASEYTSPIPNLPKSQLWADFGWATMRNSWEKDATLLAVKSGFSWNHAHADANSFIIFHNGVDILKDAGTCNYGKPEYRDYFFQSDAHNVVKFNGQGQPHEQQDFASTLPGYLCTMLDGDNIKYILANGTGPTSDLFSRNYRHFLWIDNIIYIIDDIKSHQAGHFEWLWHPGGNVKMKEMEMTITNGNSSVVVRPLYPRTLSPVDSERESLYWEKIVAPKDHLEGTEEYYSFHLPSKVNKVMSMSAIILKESAGQGELPVIERRQGENWMGVRVTSQNKITDIYLNQLADGRRMDQPSIIHPDGWTTDAYLLAISYTPGSDPTQSKEIFICHGSMLHRDNTFYLSSLSKLNVISRQLDNVLDLQVSGQPRINFGIRSSNTTPVKVNNRDFTPTITDGLIKIKYKED
- a CDS encoding alkaline phosphatase family protein, which translates into the protein MKKNSLRNFFYFLISGAIVLSAISCQQKHPIGIEHVIVIGLDGLSVQGMLEAHTPCMDSLMQNGAYSFKVRSVIPTVSLPNWAAMVNGAGPEITGVTTNDWERDFDNCPPVSMSQNHVFPNIFSVIREQMPDAETGAIYEWGGFKRMLETEVINKFESYSNQRETAEKSAEYILEKRPNLLFIQLDKIDGFGHSKGHMSPEYIEFISETDKDVQLIVDAVKQAGINDKTMIMVVSDHGGIFYAHGGYSYEEFTTPIIYSGKGIKKNYHIQQQIYRYDVAADVIFALGLKIPQVWVGRPVKAAFEGFNEPENLYRGTEVLPPPVFVNDEMSTRYGYLTIDKGAEVIIKKPLGVNGEIHYTTDGAIPTRNSTVYTAPFTLDHSALVKAKIYGEEGESPTITAQYRVVYSNKGNGLNYSFYHLPGEKSLPLLQSRTAIAKGVCYEVSFKQNAFPDLNTLREKYNTDYGIRFDGWIEIDEEAKYTFRIWGRGGYRLFVNSQKIIEHTTLNEGMNMSGSIDLKKGIYPFQIDYFSSDDRGYLDLYYEVNGESRGFIPGNMLYRQKVPVN
- a CDS encoding metallophosphoesterase family protein, with protein sequence MVGEQNEFNATGRKLSFNREGKFKIVQFTDIHAIEKKGETDHAYDIMNRILDIEMPDLVIYTGDVVTTDQNPKAIWEKVANIPTSRGIPFAVALGNHDSDGRVPRDKIYEIVTGLKGCLNTPKKESIEEVYGYSNQVIPIYKSVNPDEKANIIYLFDSNDYHNLPDIAVKDDWIRSNQIEWYLNQSKALTKENMGKPYPALAFFHIPLHEYRFAATAPGAKIMGWRLDNGEGVGAYNSGLFSAFLECGDVKGVFVGHDHDNSYVVHHQGIALAYGHFSGGLNTYHALCRGARVIELTESEEVFDTWVRLETGRYLYRITVPHTFTSNDPKYRPYP
- a CDS encoding LacI family DNA-binding transcriptional regulator, with amino-acid sequence MKRTSLKDIAEKLQLSQTTVSWVLTGNGDRRGISKATQDLVRNCAAEMNYQPNLIARSLNLGKTKTLGLIIPSISDFFYSSIAMEIEQTASKNGYSLMIASSESNPEKEENLLRTFRSKGVDGIIIAPTKKSKNEIKRLIKEKFPIVSFDRFFPDLEMSSIVIDNKESSYKLVRHLIRKGCKKIAVITTNPHLITMCSRVDGYKQDLEEAGIDINPDLIGCVTYDKYELNIINVLDAIFEKEADVDGFFFTTHILALEAFLYFNKKGINFNEKFGLACIHSVSTFEILAPYINVAEMPVKEIGEKSVNILLESIESKKKNRCGKTLQLGFALYPPL